From one Bombus affinis isolate iyBomAffi1 chromosome 9, iyBomAffi1.2, whole genome shotgun sequence genomic stretch:
- the LOC126920000 gene encoding egalitarian protein homolog, giving the protein MDSSEYETVRNMTLLFFLELLVDKGGPRTLHDLSCQFGAKGFTKEMRQIAGGSQSGLKKFLAQYPMLFLINGDYVSVNTFQQVVEEENGCKLGGKRDYAREAVEYFTNKLMQYGVGTEVPIKSLLGHRSQASPEVRHISGQHYKEFRDFLIKYPDAFVVTEDNVMLKQYEGMKAEPFVELEPDIPIDPEITAKLLDFLCECIEQKGPILVDQMFNIVNDKFSYENWTSIFKTPQDLCTFVKMFPDAFHVQSNLVTLIGRPKSSPIEGKAKTRFPNSTRNQNNTSDKANVNQVIQPNNTQASLQTVNSESISTNVTNQINSVQNSHSSSIEGNSSSPPVSLQQQTLKQRINMLVMKTLADNTEKDRNLQTMQMGDAWKLKILQQTKIIVNPRESLQIIEDIINPRKPPPNGKIVVSFDCEGINLGVKGQLTLVQIGTMSGQAYVFDLFACPNLVQAGGLQKLLEHKDVIKVIHDCRNDSVNLYRQFKIMLNNVFDTQAAHAVLQFQETGKPVYKVKNVNLNTLCDHYGAPINPLKEQLKNIYRNNQRYWCRRPLTRDMLIYASSDVLSLVPQIYVSMSRLIKPEVQGLFNELCEEQIQLHIKPAEVKTRKKQRKVETEVADLKKRMEEATTKNIVLSNREIRLLRYLDLTEDEKEKLKGSYKVARKLEKLENMGQDKGESSDDDDDDKIEDLQYHSIESYTSENSHSGGLVSSQNSDTLSLTESMQMVDEILSDGRMDRFEKIEKLEAILSAVTVSATDQFSSSSADVSPTKCVCSCQDKNKSPRPDYNTVTSVACQTYSTGDIVITKIFLTEEEKERIDLLNSPKK; this is encoded by the exons atggaTAGCTCAGAGTATGAGACTGTACGAAATATgacacttttattttttttggaGCTTCTTGTGGATAAAGGTGGTCCACGAACATTACATGATTTAAGCTGTCAGTTTGGAGCTAAGGGATTTACAAAAGAAATGCGTCAAATAGCTGGTGGATCACAGAGTGGCCTTAAAAAGTTTTTAGCTCAATATCCAATGCTTTTTCTTATTAATGGTGATTACGTATCAGTGAATACATTTCAACAAGTTGTAGAAGAAGAAAATGGGTGTAAATTAGGAGGGAAACGTGATTATGCTCGAGAGGCTgtagaatattttacaaataaattaatgcAATATGGCGTTGGTACAGAAGTACCAATAAAAAGTCTTTTGGGACATCGGTCTCAGGCTTCTCCAGAAGTTAGACATATTTCTGGTCAACATTATAAGGAGTTTAGAGACTTTCTTATAAAATATCCTGATGCTTTTGTAGTTACGGAAGATAATGTAATGTTAAAGCAATACGAAGGCATGAAGGCAGAACCTTTCGTGGAATTAGAACCTGATATACCTATAGACCCAGAGATTACTGCAAAATTATTAGATTTTCTGTGTGAGTGTATTGAACAAAAGGGTCCAATCCTTGTAGATCAAATGTTCAACATAGTTAATGATAAATTTTCTTATGAAAATTGGACCTCAATATTTAAGACACCGCAGGATTTGTGTACATTTGTTAAAATGTTCCCAGATGCATTTCACGTTCAAAGTAATTTAGTAACATTAATTGGAAGACCAAAATCTTCCCCTATAGAAGGAAAAGCAAAAACAAGATTTCCAAATTCTACAAGAAATCAAAATAATACTTCTGACAAAGCAAATGTAAATCAAGTTATTCAACCAAACAATACTCAAGCATCCTTGCAAACAGTTAATTCAGAATCTATTAGTACCAATGTTACAAATCAGATTAATTCTGTACAAAATTCTCATTCTTCATCTATTGAAGGTAATAGTAGCTCTCCTCCAGTAAGCTTGCAACAACAAACTTTGaaacaaagaataaatatgcTTGTAATGAAGACTTTAGCGGATAATACAGAAAAGGATAGAAATTTACAAACCATGCAAATGGGAGATGCTTGGAAATTAAAGATACTGCAACaaactaaaataatagtaaATCCCAGGGAGAGTCTTCAAATTATAGAAGATATAATAAATCCTCGTAAGCCTCCTCCTAATGGTAAAATAGTTGTTTCATTTGATTGTGAAGGAATAAATTTAGGAGTTAAAGGACAATTGACACTTGTACAAATTGGAACTATGTCTGGACAAGCATATGTGTTCGATTTATTTGCTTGTCCTAATCTTGTACAAGCCGGGGGCCTTCAAAAACTTCTAGAACATAAAGATGTTATTAAA GTGATTCATGATTGTAGAAATGACAGTGTCAATTTGTACAGACAATTTAAAATTATGTTGAATAATGTTTTTGATACACAG GCAGCTCATGCTGTATTGCAATTTCAAGAAACTGGTAAACCTGTATATAAAGTTAAGAATGTTAATTTGAATACACTATGTGATCATTATGGTGCTCCAATTAATCCATTAAAAGAACAATTGAAAAATATCTATCGTAATAATCAAAGATACTGGTGTAGGCGTCCATTAACACGAGATATGCTCATTTATGCTAGCAGTGATGTTCTGAGTTTGGTTCCACAAATATATGTCTCCATGTCTAG ACTTATAAAACCAGAAGTACAAGGTCTTTTTAATGAGCTGTGTGAGGAGCAAATTCAATTACACATTAAACCTGCAGAAGTAAAAACGCGAAAGAAACAACGGAAAGTGGAAACAGAAGTTGCAGATTTGAAAAAAAGAATGGAAGAAGCAACTACCAAAAATATTGTTTTAAGCAATCGTGAAATACGTCTTTTGCGTTATCTTGATCTTACTGAAGATGAGAAGGAGAAACTGAAAGGTAGTTATAAAGTTgcaagaaaattagaaaaacttGAAAACATGGGTCAAGATAAAGGAGAAAGtagtgatgatgatgatgatgataagaTTGAAGATTTGCAGTATCATAGTATAGAAAGTTATACTTCTGAAAATTCACATTCTG gTGGTCTAGTATCATCACAGAATTCTGATACTCTAAGCCTCACAGAATCAATGCAAATGGTGGATGAAATTCTTTCTGATGGACGAATGGATAGATTTGAAAAGATTGAAAAATTAGAAGCTATTCTTTCAGCTGTTACTGTTTCTGCAACTGATCAGTTTTCCTCAAGCAGTGCAGATGTGTCTCCGACAAAGTGTGTATGCTCGTGtcaagataaaaataaaagtcCACGACCAGATTATAATACCGTAACTAGTGTGGCTTGCCAAACGTATAGTACAGGTGATATAGTAATTACCAAAATATTTCTCacggaagaagaaaaggaacgtATAGATTTATTGAATTCGCCAAAAAAGTAG
- the LOC126919999 gene encoding uncharacterized protein LOC126919999: MFCGNEDEFEPRITPRPASKLDCFAVPCVPEVSLIFDKPVSCKSTERAHFCSPSEESKDLRSKSSHSSPLNVNGSYAAWKEQNYLRKPLSSKVNDCIVPLKEQSNQNYILHSYLTEGNITNTLNESKRKNYALREDIYNSSRCKQKSSRENNDSPRKYNYERSESNTLHTDKEQNTKIQCNDKIRHIDSLSAISQVIKPCINADNHKVKEDEYSPLLYERQLAAHNSKQQKVYNDSVPESNVQNVPTNPGTMQRNELQLPHYLGQQYPYFNMNAYPFPQLHPYPTNNTDNQETVKNLLQIINSQNEQIKSLQIQVDRLLKIQEENLKERKKCSCSFQLQTQSDQFHTNSNNVLGTSNYVTVPENTKRSVYRRDSPQDRKKENCNKNENISQNELILTDAQSKKAFMQQKVSIGVMTSFEFTVQNNPFTMDIENYEKKDGQQKQENLKMCNSVGSHDTNESLRRYKNSFTRMPSAQLENIVEDSESYMSSSQQQSSNLNATTSTKDLEKQAYVDIRRETDTHRSESPKLCKDETAKSDETENRIKKHLENCTVRTRNYENIKTPMIQRNHVCAGTVGTVGTEYTAQKNKKFIANTFTNVDQDKEANIQRDNSSVKTNNFVNNSHYHNDYQQEGQPFGLKQNSNCIEDSLILNSDDLKINERPLSPEPSIHVEMQEYSSDDDSENIKRSSKVGWTFYNDVLGQVNQLLQNSCIIDDQQQKQTKVNQNERDETDNRAVLDTVKVATLQQLKKFGISLSENSEAKELNNSNKMAFDLPFYPRLDYQTNMTQATSAVNETNTSMHMKALALKYLTDEQLAELAVQRQGASVNHLMVSNLQGTNMSFATMHYLQRYQLVPGKNNVQTEDINALQNEMPPKADLKVTNPRNSPKQRLPFSQTPRTTCPSKILDISALKQQPKLL, translated from the exons ATGTTTTGCGGTAATGAGGATGAATTTGAACCGAGAATAACACCAAGACCTGCATCTAAACTTGAT TGTTTTGCAGTACCATGTGTGCCTGAAGTTTCTTTAATATTTGACAAACCTGTAAGTTGTAAGAGTACAGAACGTGCACATTTTTGTTCACCATCTGAGGAATCTAAAGATTTAAGAAGTAAAAGTAGTCATTCCTCTCCATTAAATGTTAATGGATCATATGCAGCATGGAAAGAACAGAACTATTTAAGGAAACCACTATCTTCTAAAGTTAATGATTGTATAGTTCCTTTAAAAGAACAGTCtaatcaaaattatattttacactCATATTTAACAGAAGGTAATATTACAAATACTTTAAATGAATCTAAACGAAAGAACTATGCTTTAAGGGAAGATATTTATAATTCTTCACGCTGCAAGCAAAAATCAAGTAGAGAAAACAATGATTCTCCTCGTAAATATAATTATGAAAGGTCTGAAAGTAATACATTGCATACTGATAAAGAACAAAATACAAAGATACAATGTAACGATAAAATAAGACATATAGATTCTTTGTCTGCTATATCACAAGTTATTAAACCTTGTATAAATGCTGATAATCACAAAGTTAAAGAAGATGAATATTCTCCATTATTATATGAGAGACAATTAGCAGCTCATAATTCTAAACAACAGAAAGTATATAATGATTCAGTTCCTGAATCAAATGTACAAAATGTACCTACTAATCCAGGTACAATGCAACGAAATGAACTCCAATTACCACATTATTTAGGACAACAATATCCTTATTTTAACATGAATGCATATCCATTTCCTCAACTCCATCCTTATCCTACTAACAATACAGATAATCAAGAAACAGTAAAgaatttattacaaattataaatagtcAAAATGAGCAAATTAAATCTTTACAGATACAAGTGGATAGATTGTTAAAAATAcaagaagaaaatttaaaagaaagaaaaaaatgctctTGTTCCTTTCAATTACAGACACAAAGTGATCAATTCCATACAAACTCTAATAATGTTTTAGGTACTTCTAATTATGTTACTGTGCCTGAAAACACAAAAAGAAGTGTCTATCGGAGAGATTCTCCTCAAGATAGGAAAAAAGAGAATTGtaacaaaaatgaaaatataagtCAAAATGAATTGATATTAACAGATGCACAATCAAAAAAAGCATTTATGCAACAGAAAGTTTCAATTGGTGTAATGACAAGTTTTGAATTCACTGTACAAAATAATCCTTTTACAATGGATattgaaaattatgaaaaaaaagATGGTCAACAAAAGcaagaaaatttaaagatgTGTAACAGTGTTGGTTCTCATGATACTAATGAATCATTAAGAAGATATAAAAACTCCTTTACTCGAATGCCTAGTGCACAATTAGAAAACATAGTTGAAGACTCAGAGAGTTACATGTCATCTAGTCAACAACAAAGTAGTAACTTAAATGCAACTACTTCTACAAAGGATTTAGAGAAACAAGCTTATGTAGATATTCGAAGAGAAACAGATACTCATAGATCTGAATCTCCAAAATTATGTAAAGATGAAACAGCAAAATCAGATGAAActgaaaatagaataaaaaaacatTTAGAAAACTGTACAGTGAGAACAAGAAATtacgaaaatataaaaacacCAATGATTCAAAGAAATCATGTATGTGCGGGAACTGTAGGTACTGTAGGTACTGAATATACTGcccaaaaaaataaaaaatttatagcAAATACCTTTACTAATGTAGATCAAGATAAGGAAGCAAATATACAACGAGATAATAGTTCtgtaaaaacaaataattttgtaaataattctcATTATCACAATGATTATCAACAAGAAGGGCAGCCTTTTGGATTGAAGCAAAATTCAAATTGCATTGAAGACAGTCTAATTTTAAACAGTGATgatttgaaaataaatgaaagGCCACTTAGTCCAGAACCTAGTATCCATGTTGAAATGCAGGAGTATTCTAGTGATGATGATAgtgaaaatattaaacgaagTTCAAAAGTGGGCTGGACATTTTACAATGATGTTCTTGGACAAGTAAATCAATTATTACAGAACTCTTGTATCATAGATGATCAACAACAAAAACAAACAAAAGTAAATCAAAATGAACGAGATGAAACTGATAATAGAGCAGTATTAGATACTGTAAAAGTAGCTACATTACAGCAACTTAAAAAATTTGGAATTAGTTTAAGTGAAAATTCAGAAGCTAAAGAATtgaacaacagcaacaa aatgGCATTTGACTTACCATTTTATCCACGTTTGGATTATCAAACAAACATGACACAAGCTACAAGTGctgtaaatgaaacaaataCAAGCATGCATATGAAGGCATTAGCTTTAAAGTATCTAACTGACGAACAACTTGCTGAATTAGCAGTACAAAGGCAAGGTGCATCAGTTAATCATCTCATGGTTAGCAATTTACAAGGAACAAATATGTCTTTTGCCACAATGCATTATTTACAAAGATATCAATTAGTTCCAGGAAAAAATAATGTTCAAACAGaag ATATTAACGCACTACAAAATGAAATGCCTCCAAAGGCAGACTTAAAGGTTACAAATCCAAGAAATAGTCCAAAACAACGTCTTCCATTTAGTCAAACACCGCGAACAACCTGTCCCAGTAAGATTTTAGACATTTCTGCTTTAAAACAGCAACCTAAACtcttataa
- the LOC126920026 gene encoding protein unc-50 homolog isoform X2 — protein MKYSTSPPVSRCNSPGPVETGSNLPMPVTYRQDCMGAATKCYKYLRKLLKFEQMDFEFALWQMIFLFISPQKVYRNFQNRKQTKSQFARDDPAFLVLLMCCLCISSIGFTIVLGLGFLQFIKLLFYMIFIDYLVAGLIVATVFWIITNRYLRIDKTQDVEWGYAFDIHLNAFFPPLIILHIVQLFLYNGLINYDTFSSRFVGNTIWLIAISYYIYITFLGYTSMEILHKTHIILSTLPIILLMYIMTLCAGINISHLVMEFYHYRVV, from the exons ATGAAATATTCCACATCACCACCAGTAAGTAGATGTAATTCACCAGGTCCAGTTGAAACAGGTTCAAATTTACCTATGCCAGTAACTTACAG GCAAGATTGTATGGGTGCAGCAACAAAATGTTACAAGTATCtaaggaaattattaaaatttgaacAAATGGACTTTGAATTTGCATTATGGCAAATgatctttttatttatatcgcCACAAAAAGTATatagaaattttcaaaatagAAAGC AGACAAAGTCACAATTTGCAAGGGATGATCCTGCATTTTTGGTACTATTAATGTGTTGTCTATGTATATCTTCCATTGGTTTTACCATTGTTTTGGGATTAGGATTTCTTCAATTTATAAAGCTACTATTTTATATGATATTTATTGATTACCTTGTAGCTGGCTTAATAGTAGCAACAGTATTTTG GATTATAACAAATCGTTATCTAAGAATTGACAAAACCCAGGATGTAGAATGGGGTTATGCATTTGACATACACTTAAATGCATTTTTTCCACCTTTAATCATACTCCATATCGTACAGTTGTTTTTGTACAATG GTCTTATAAACTATGATACATTTTCATCACGATTTGTTGGAAACACAATCTGGTTAATAGCTATTAGTTACTATATTTACATAACATTCTTGGGTTACACAA GTATGGAAATACTTCACAAAACACATATAATATTATCAACATTACCAATAATATTACTAATGTATATTATGACATTATGTGCAGGCATCAATATTAGTCATTTAGTTATGGAATTTTATCATTATCGAGTTGTTTGA
- the LOC126920026 gene encoding protein unc-50 homolog isoform X1, with translation MNIKLNQIEWNLTNNCRVSNSKMKYSTSPPVSRCNSPGPVETGSNLPMPVTYRQDCMGAATKCYKYLRKLLKFEQMDFEFALWQMIFLFISPQKVYRNFQNRKQTKSQFARDDPAFLVLLMCCLCISSIGFTIVLGLGFLQFIKLLFYMIFIDYLVAGLIVATVFWIITNRYLRIDKTQDVEWGYAFDIHLNAFFPPLIILHIVQLFLYNGLINYDTFSSRFVGNTIWLIAISYYIYITFLGYTSMEILHKTHIILSTLPIILLMYIMTLCAGINISHLVMEFYHYRVV, from the exons atgaatataaaattgAATCAGATTGAATGGAATCTGACCAATAACTGTCGTGTTTCAA ATTCCAAAATGAAATATTCCACATCACCACCAGTAAGTAGATGTAATTCACCAGGTCCAGTTGAAACAGGTTCAAATTTACCTATGCCAGTAACTTACAG GCAAGATTGTATGGGTGCAGCAACAAAATGTTACAAGTATCtaaggaaattattaaaatttgaacAAATGGACTTTGAATTTGCATTATGGCAAATgatctttttatttatatcgcCACAAAAAGTATatagaaattttcaaaatagAAAGC AGACAAAGTCACAATTTGCAAGGGATGATCCTGCATTTTTGGTACTATTAATGTGTTGTCTATGTATATCTTCCATTGGTTTTACCATTGTTTTGGGATTAGGATTTCTTCAATTTATAAAGCTACTATTTTATATGATATTTATTGATTACCTTGTAGCTGGCTTAATAGTAGCAACAGTATTTTG GATTATAACAAATCGTTATCTAAGAATTGACAAAACCCAGGATGTAGAATGGGGTTATGCATTTGACATACACTTAAATGCATTTTTTCCACCTTTAATCATACTCCATATCGTACAGTTGTTTTTGTACAATG GTCTTATAAACTATGATACATTTTCATCACGATTTGTTGGAAACACAATCTGGTTAATAGCTATTAGTTACTATATTTACATAACATTCTTGGGTTACACAA GTATGGAAATACTTCACAAAACACATATAATATTATCAACATTACCAATAATATTACTAATGTATATTATGACATTATGTGCAGGCATCAATATTAGTCATTTAGTTATGGAATTTTATCATTATCGAGTTGTTTGA